The genomic stretch TAAGAATAAGGTATAAATCATGATTTGAATTGCCGTATTTAAATCCTTCCCACCACCACTGGGCAGAAGTTTGAAACCAGCAGCCTTGTAGTCTTCGTCGCCAACCCAGGCAATAGCCCAGAAATGAGGAAACTGCCAAATAAACTGTATCCCGAAAATAATCAGGGCTTCGTGGGAGATAGCTCCAGTAGCAGCAGTCCAACCTAAAAGAGGAGGAAGCGCTCCCGGGATAGCACCTACAAAGACAGCGATAGGGCCTACACGCTTTAAGGGAGTATAACCGAATACGTAAAGGATCATACTCAACACCCCTAAACATGTGGTAAGCGGGTTGGTAAAAAACCAAAGCAAAGCCACACCAAAAAAGGCTACTAGAGAGGTAAACCAAAGTGCCTCTTGAAGGGAAATAAGTTTTAGTGGAAGAGGACGATTCTGGGTCCGCTTCATCAACTTGTCCAGATCACGCTCCAAAATTTCATTTGCAGCACAAGACGCACCACTGATCAAAAACCCTCCCAGAGCAAGCCCGATAAACCCAGACCAACCGAAACTTATACCACGGTCACCAAGTATATAGCCAAACACTGCAGAAAAGGTAACTAATGCGGATAGTCTTAATTTAATCAAGTCAGCGTATGCCTTGATCTTATTAATTAATGAACTACTAAAATGGTCAGTTACTTCAACTGTCCTCATGATCAATTTGTATTTAATCGAAACTGAATGTTCTCCCGGATTTCAAGAAGCAATATGACTTGAATACCGATAATCATTGCACCTAATAATAGATGGATAGGCTGCAGAAAAGGAGGAATACCAAAGTATGCCATACCCATTCCTGTTGCTATTTCCAATATGATCAGAATCATCAAGACCTGAGACCAAAGATTCACTTGGGATCTTCTAAGGGTATATTTAAATGCCCAAAAGAAGTACAGCACATGAATCCCCAATAACACTAGTGAAAAGGAACGGTGAATCAGGAATTCCAATCCTGTCCTACTTATCCAGTCCTCCCTGAGCATATCACCAAGTGATGATGAAATGATGTCTATCTGCTCACGAACCTGCGTACCTAATACGATCTGTATCAGCATTAGAACAGTGCCTATCACTAACACCCACTCAATCCTACGGGGAACATGCGTTTTGACGCCTTTGGTTTTAATCAACCTACCAGACCTGTGATAAACGTAGATCAGTAAGGAGACCAAAAGCAGCGCTAGCAACATATGGATGGTAATCATCCAGTGCAATAAGTTGGTAGATACTACAATAGAACCAATCCAGCCTATAAAGACGACAAGAATAAGGTTTAATACAGATAAGACAGGGATCATGCGATCATACTTCCTAAGAGGAAATGATTTCCACACCGTGAGCATAATCAAGAAACCAATCACAACTCCTGCCAATCGATTAAGATATTCTATCCATGTTTTGACAGGATTAAATTCTTCTTCAATTAGAATTGATTTGTCATTGGCGATTTCCTTTGCCTTTTCGGAAAACCCAAGCTTTTCAAGCGTTGCCACAAACCTTTCGTTTTTGGCCAATCTTTTCTGGAGATAGATTTCCTGATAATCTTCAGGTAATTGATCCACACTGGTGGGAGGAATTACACTACCAAAACACTTAGGCCAATCGGGACATCCCATCCCGGAACCTGTGCTTCTTACTATTCCACCGATAAGTATCAACAAATAAACAGCTATCACCGTGATAACACTTACACGGCGAAAGCTATTTAATGATCTATTAGTGGCTTGATCCATTAGAAACCAGCGCCTCCTCTTCTTCCTTCATTATCTCCAGCTCGACTTTAACCAATTCCTGCTCATGAGGTAAGTTGGATTCCGGAGTAGCAGAAAGAGGAACTGTCTGAGGAATAAAATCCTCCTCAGCACCTGGCTTGGAGTAATCATACGGCCATCTATAGACAGCTGGTATTTCCCCTGGCCAGTTGCCATGTCCTGGT from Algoriphagus sp. NG3 encodes the following:
- a CDS encoding COX15/CtaA family protein, with product MDQATNRSLNSFRRVSVITVIAVYLLILIGGIVRSTGSGMGCPDWPKCFGSVIPPTSVDQLPEDYQEIYLQKRLAKNERFVATLEKLGFSEKAKEIANDKSILIEEEFNPVKTWIEYLNRLAGVVIGFLIMLTVWKSFPLRKYDRMIPVLSVLNLILVVFIGWIGSIVVSTNLLHWMITIHMLLALLLVSLLIYVYHRSGRLIKTKGVKTHVPRRIEWVLVIGTVLMLIQIVLGTQVREQIDIISSSLGDMLREDWISRTGLEFLIHRSFSLVLLGIHVLYFFWAFKYTLRRSQVNLWSQVLMILIILEIATGMGMAYFGIPPFLQPIHLLLGAMIIGIQVILLLEIRENIQFRLNTN
- the cyoE gene encoding heme o synthase, which codes for MRTVEVTDHFSSSLINKIKAYADLIKLRLSALVTFSAVFGYILGDRGISFGWSGFIGLALGGFLISGASCAANEILERDLDKLMKRTQNRPLPLKLISLQEALWFTSLVAFFGVALLWFFTNPLTTCLGVLSMILYVFGYTPLKRVGPIAVFVGAIPGALPPLLGWTAATGAISHEALIIFGIQFIWQFPHFWAIAWVGDEDYKAAGFKLLPSGGGKDLNTAIQIMIYTLFLLPLGLLPTYFGLTGMTSGIVATVCGVLFLAQTFSLMKDCSRKSALRIMFGSFLYLPIVQIAYLLDKLP